The stretch of DNA ATAATATTGCCCTCCAAGCACCGAGCAGTGAGTCTTCTGGTAGAGAACTATCATCGACGCTACCGACACGCGAATAACGAAACCATCGTTAATGAGCTCCGTCAGCATTACGTTATTCCGAATTTACGTCGGATCGTAAAAACGATTGCATATAAATGCCAGCTCTGTAAAATCCGCAAGGCACGTCCATACAACCCACCCATGGCCGCTCTTCCACCAGCTCGACTGGCGTTGCATTGTCGTCCGTTTACGTACGTAGGGCTGGATTATTCTGGTCCGTTCTTAACGAAAGTGGGGAGATCAAACGTGAAGAGGTGGATTGCCCTATTCACGTGTCTTACAGTTCGAGCTGTCCACCTCGAAATTGCCTACAGTTTATCGACAGCTTCCTGCATTTCTTGCATACGAAGATTCCTCGGCCGTCGAGGATCACCGGCTGAAATATTTAGTGACAACGGTACAAATTTTCAAGGTGCGGAGCGAGTTCTCCGAGCGCAGATAGACAAGGAACTATCGGAAACGTTCACCAGCACCACAATGAAGTGGAGTTTCATTCCTCCCGGGGCTCCACATATGGGAGGAGCTTGGGAAAGGTTGGTGCGGTCAGTAAAGTTGGCTATGGAAGATGCATATACCGAAGGGAAGTTGACGGATGAGGAGCTGCTTACACTGATTGTGGAGGCAGAAAGTATTGTCAACTCGAGACCTCTGACATATTTACCATTGGATTCTGAGGAGACTGAAGCCTTGACACCGAATCATTTCTTGATCATGTCATCCAGTGGATCGAAGTGCAACAGTGTTGATATGGGGAATTCTCAAAGAAACCTTCGAGAGAATTGGAATAGTATTCAGCAGCAGGTGCACAAATTTTGGCAACGCTTTCTGGTAGAGTATCTGCCAGTCATCAGAAGACAGCCGAAATGGTTCGACGAAACCAAACCTTTGCAAGTTGGTGACTTGGTATTGGTTGCAGATGGCGAAAAACCTAAGGAGTGGATACGAGGCAAAGTGATACAAATCTTCCAAGGAGCAGATGGCAAGGTTCGACAGGCTTCCGTGCAAACAAGACAGGGAATCTTCAGGCGTCCTACTTCAAGGCTAGCAGTGCTCGACGTAAATGATCGAAGTGCTGTCCCTAAGGACTATGGGAAGCACCAGGGGGAGGATGTTACGGTACCATCGAGCTAGTTACCATTGATCAATTGTTTGCGTACGATCGCAGCAAGCTCGTGTGGAAAAATTCTGGACATTCTGGAAAAATCATCTCTAGCGTGCAGAAGGCTTTTTGTGTGAAacagtttttaagttattcttGTTATAAATCTGAATCTTCTACTTTGTAAATCAACTTACTGATTTGTGAAGGGCATAACCGAAACGGAAGTTGGACAGGCCAATTGAAAAGGCTAGATTAGAAGAAATCACTGAATTTTTGAAGCATATATTAAAGTATCGCTAACAAAAACGGTGAGTTGCCTTTTGATTGCTGTCGCAACATTGgtcattcgcccaaaagtttctatcgggcgcagctggggaatgtagggaaggttggtggtcttcgcgacaatgtttatctccagccgatccatccttcagtgatcttttggcataatgggctgatcccaggttcggcgtAAAGACCACATTACCTTCCCAActtcggcaagcacttcgtactatatatctccccgttcaccatatgactcgaaagaagtgtggcttggacattcctttcgcgtctgtcagagaagggccttcttcgagaacttgatgtgaaagatacattcgacgtcatcgcttacctggggaacgtgaagtacccggtcccctgccatacaaatgaaacacaattttctgcattactcgagaattaatcaagcaaatgaaaccaaaataggcatattgaaattttatggtgcaatacatgtttctatggtggttagacactcacagacacgtttctatagtgaatacactccttccccctctctaaggggggctgccatacaaatgaaacacaaacttctgcataactcgagaactaatcaagcacaatttgggatgtgagggtttttgggtatgagaaatgtttctataatggtatgacacccctccctcctctggaatggaaagacggtcccataaaaatattacaaatatttcaaccaaaattattccaaccaaacatgacaattgaaaattttcgtaaaactctgaaggaaaaagggaaaattcggaaaattaaattcccatgtgttctacaattacatagtgacaagtgctgttagtccatttgatgtatgcgctggcgaaattgatctttgttcgaaactggaaatggattttaatgtgatgaaacgcacttctataccatcttctatctatatcaaaaaaaggatcgccggatgtgttaatataagataagataagagcagaactcgaggaaggaattgtccgatttagggctgcctttactctatcatattttctatataaaacatttattccatgtaacggagaaacatgttatttccaaatggttgaaaaatttgttgaattgtgtctgaaaataatctgatattataatgatgagtttttttagaaatactaggaattttatagtaaaagaaaaattcaacggggtcgataagaagatcaatcaataaacagttctgcgattggaccaatgaacttgctcatagtacgaaaacgtggatgtttgaaggtattgataacaaaacacaaattttgagcgggacgaagtttgccgggtcagctagtctacatatattatatatataaataaagtgatgtctgtctgtctttctgtctttctgtctatcTGATTATTATGGagtcggaaactactgaaccgattgacatCTAAAttcgtatgtaggggttttaggggtcggggaaggttcctatgatagttcgagacccctcccccctctctgaaaggggaagctgccatacaaacgaaacacaaatttctgcataactcgaaggtaatcaagcaaatggagccgaatttggcatctggaggttttagggggcaataaatgtgtttatggacgtttgacactcctttctcctctctaaagagCTGCTCCTCCTGCTGatcaactcgagaactaatcaaacaaatggaataaaacatagcgtatagaggttttagggatcgattaacgtttctatggtggttcgacactccttcctcctctctaaggggaggctaccatacaaatgaaacacaaatttctgcataactggaaaactaatcaatcaaatggagcctaatttggcatgtgaaggtttttgaatatgagaaatgtttctatgatgttatgacacccctcccttctctgaaaTGAGAGGGGGTCAtgtgaaaataatacacatatttcaaccaaatatattctaaccaaacatgacaattggaattttttctttaatttgataaaacacactcctatatcttcttctatctatgtaaAATTGTGATTGTgtcgataagagcaaaactcgagaaaggaattgtccgatttaggactgtctttattctatcatattttctgtatcaaacattaatttccatgtaacggagaaacgtgttgtttgcaagtggatgaaaaatcttgaaagagaattgtgtctgaaaataatctgatattataatgacgaggtTTGGTAgatgtactaggaattttattgtaaaaggtaattttaatgggtagattagaaaatcaatcaatgaacagttctgcgattggacctatgaaggtgcgcttagtaaaaaaacgtgaatgtgataacgaaaagtaaattatgggcgggacgaagtttgccgggtcaggtgTTCTGTTTCTGTCCGCGTAAAATCTCATCGAAACAACTGTAGAGATTATCTTCCTCTGCGCTCTGGTCCAAAACGCCATCCGACTCATTCTGAATGCACACATATTCATCTTCACATCCACCTTTCGTACCATTTGAGGGACAGTTCGTCTCTCGCCTTCGTCGAAGACCATGTCTCGTGCCAAGATAGTACCCTTGCGCTTGGGTAACATGGTGACCGCTGAACAAATATTCCAGAAAATCGACTCTCGAGAATTCTACGCTCAGCTGGAATGTGCACACACACATTTGTTCCGAAAGTTCGTAGGTTCTGTAAGTTTGGCTCACAATCGTCCCAATTTTCAAATAAAGTCGTATCTTGAGCTAACGCGCTGGCAGTGTTGCGATTTGTCAGGTACGTCGCCGTCTGGATCGTAGATCCTCAAAACTGCTTGCTGGTTCCGCTGTCATCGAGCATGGAGCATGCTTCGCTTACGTCGTTCTGCTAGGGAATGTAGGGGATGGTGCCATCGATTTGGATACACTTCTGTTTGTAGGAACTCGGGAACTCTTGACCCTTGTATTCTTCGCGGAACCATGACCGTGTAAAGCCATCAATGAAGGTTACGAAATATTTTTCACCTTCACACGTCTTTAAAGATTTGTTCTAGAAATATTCTGTACACTACTGTACTACTTGTTTGCGGGTCTGCACACCAACGAGGCACAGTGCGCAAACGAATCCACCACCAAACTAGTTCTTCTTCGCACTCATATCATTGTCCATCAGCTTGCGAGTGCACTTCGTACATGAATGCCCGTAAGGCCGATGCCAAAGCTCAAGTTCTTTGGGCCATATACCGCATGAATAAAGTACTGTATCAGTGGGTTCTTCTTAATAGAAGTCTAATTCGTAGAGATTACCGAGATGCTCACCAACGGCGACAATATTATAATAATGACGGTCctacctcattcccctacataggtttgagctggacgagtcATCTTGAaggttttttaattaatttaaataatttaaattacaTAATATTAAGTAATATTTTCCTTTATAACATCAAACTGAACCAGCAAGCAAGTGGAGTTCGGATTGGGCGTCTGTGCTTAGCAGAAGTGCGTGTTGGTTTCTTTTCGAGTGTCCttgtttttttgtctttttaatagtgaTAAGTGTACCAGTTTTTGTGAAAAGTGTGCGTTTCTCCTAAGCGAGATCAATTATGGTGGAAGTAGCTTCACTTCTgtacacagatttcaaaatatCGGATTTTCATCCGACGAAGAAGTACAAATTATTTGGTACAGTCCGTTTATTTGGTCGCGCTCGTGCTCGTTGCTGCTCGTTTTCGTGTCGGatcatttcttttcttttcttcgttatgggtgtgtatgtgtgtgttgcCGAATGAAGCCTGTGTCTCCGAAGCTCCGAAGTTTCCTGTTATACATACATTATACATTTCTCCAAGTAGATCTTTAATTCTTTAGTTCCTCAGGATGTTGGTGAAAAATATGTGTATCGTTGTGCACTCAATCGTCGCGCGCTCTTTATCTTTGGGGTTTCCCTCTCTTGGCCTTGCACATATATTTGTATTATTATTCCAGGGAATCCAGAGTTGGAGCTGTGTGTATGTTATACATTTCGTTTATTCTCCATCGGTGTATATGTGGGTATATGTCTGATGTTTTGCGGCatacagggatgccaggtgattttgaTTTGGCCTAAATACCAGTATTGCTACATGAGTAGCAAAATTGTAGGAATTTGTAATGTTTTTGCAATTCAGTTAAAAAAACATTGTAATAAAACCCTATGTGTAGAAGAGCTAATGTTCCGTTTTGTAATTCTTTCATAGAGCTTCTTTTCGTTTTGTATAAGAGTGATTATGTAAATTTAACTTCTCATGTTTCTCAAAAATAAATCGATTGGAGCGCACGTGCGATGAATAACGATACATATCGCCGGCTCGATTGATTTTAGAAGAGTTCTCTGGATTACCTTCTCAGGTCTCCCAAAGATAACTGTACGCATTCGAGATAGGATTTCGATAAATTAGAATATATAAATTCCCCTCTGATACCTGCTCAGGTTCTCCAAATATAACACTTCGTCATCACGATTAGATCTAGTTACAAATACGTgcgataaatagtagaatatgtAGATTTCTtaaggttaccttctcaggtttcccaaagatgaCGCGGAGAGTTATTTCAATGAAAGGTATGTGCGATAAATAATTTCTCATGAATATCAACTTACGTCGGGTGACAAAATATTCCGTAAGTTCACATGTATGCGATGCGATTGGTCACGAAGTACAATGTAGGTAAGGTAGGTCGAGTGTTGAAATATTCCAAGAGTTCAGAAAGTCGGCTGTAAGAATATTCTAGGAGCTACAAAGCATGCGATTTGATAGTCcacgaaatatattatagatttgTTTTATTATGGATCCGTCGTTGGATGTcaaaatatgtagaaaatagAATGTTCTCGAGCCAATAAGGCACGATATGTATTGCAGATCCTTCTTATTGTAGAGAGGTTTCTTAGTgatcttctcaggtttctcataGATGtcgaaatcatatataatcataTATAATTGTATTATATTCTTTGTTATAATATTCCAGAAAGTATAGAATCGTACGTCCGGCTGTTTATTACCTTAAATACATTCGATTTTTGAGATTTCGTTTCGTCGAGCAGTTTAGAGTTAGCGTttacagaatcacatcacttaccgcactgaatcctgatttttaacctatcccactaacaaatatcccttccatgataaacgctagggaaccacgctatagaggcgacccttctggccttcgggaggcgaatatcatactaacattccttcccttcccctggtgactgtaaggacgtggccggcgtcgttattgaccatccaaagctcgaatcaccgaaaattgcacaacgagaatgatctgctagtcccaagcgtcattctgtgtgttctttgtgcaatttggttcaggtcaatcacggagagcaactacgaattgtacagtctacccaagctcaagctcaaactgAACCAGCAAGCAAGATAATAAAGATTTGAAAAACGGTCTAGTTTGTCACAGACATAgaaattttaccaaatgaacatATTGAGACATTACGTGAGCGCGTTTCGTTCATGGCAcgttaagaaaatttccaagcCAAAAAATCCATGACTGATCGGGAATGAACCAAACACCTTCATATGTCTGCTGACGCGATCGTTCTCGAGCCCAGACAGCTGAGCGAACCCAAACCTAATTCTAGCCAACACTCCAGGTCCTTCGTAATCGGAGAACAAACATGTAGGTATACTTAAACTCGCAATCAGATCTGCCACAATCCAGAACAAATTTCGTTATAACCATCTACTTAACAGATAAGTTTACGAATATTTCGGTTGGGCTATCTCTAGCATCATTCCAGTCTCTTCATTACACCCTTCAAATGAGTCTTATTTCTACTGTCTCTCTGGCTTAGACGAAACTGGGTTTTTGGGAtaggtaaactgaccagacgtccagCGTTACGCAGGACAGTCCCGcaattcaacaaaatgtcccgcgaaagattacgtcccgcgaaatgtcccgcatttggcaaaagaaacgaaaatgtcccgcgatatcaatctgatcatgttgattttattaaatgGATGAGCCACAAAAAAActcttatttggcagactgttcaagagatcttccaatgcatccaaagattaatacgttgagctggtttcatcgcaccgacagtggactttttgtttagagagtgtcaaatggaaacgacagcaacaaaattagaaaatattttttataaaagtcccctattgattcgcagggaccaacgtgagtcagaagAAAAGTttatctttggtcccctagctcggtcaggtctcaacgtgttaaataagccggaataaCTAGTGTATACGGGACAGGAAGGGAcagggttttttttccaaaatatatatttttatcaaggctatatggcgttagcctgacggggccgggagttcaatattttgacagtttttcttactatctatgttagtaatatgtaaccgattactcgcggtcggcttgaggttagtattacaagtgttctcgtaattgggatgttgctgtctccaatgctctgcacgtgtgcccgacacgggatatttcctattgggatgcagctgaccattaatcagcaacgctccctagtctgtaccccatatctagcgtggtgcgtcttctcgactcgaggaatccaggatagaatcaTCATTCTCGTGAAGAGTTATCATGagcatcagctcgtgtagagttgtcatgagcggtacaacctttggctcttgttgaatcatcagacaggattgtttgatgaagtatcgtaaatgaaacgcttggcggccttacggaagttggccggaacctgactcgaaagaagagcggcttggacattcccatCTCGTTTGTCAGAGGATGACCTTCttggagaacttgatgtgggtgATATATTCATCGCCATCACTTATCTGGGAAACGTAACATATCCAGTCCCttgcattcgttgaattctagcatcaagtacgttttgtctttcattatgagtacgaaaagaagtttttcacttctttaacCGGAAAGAAATTTTTCACCggtacctcaagctactccttctggatgattgcctgctgctcagatacggtcgGTCTCGTTTGACGCtttcgcataaaaatgtccattttggcaaGATTCTCCTGTATCATTtgaccggttgcttcgatctcccggcttaaggagcgggaGAGAGagaatattgtaaataccagattggctaaatctggcggacacaaagtgcctcaggatgtccaactccttcgctgtggggtggagcttgcagtatggaaaaatcatcaagttgcttgacagtgctgctgctgcgaatcaacagccttgaatcatttttgttgtgggCTTAATAAACCTAACAtttaaggaatttttttttccattaaattatcttttgtagatttttttcatcgccatccgaatcGCATATCATTTCACGGATAAATGATACactctaaactatggtttatgttcacataacgtatatacataacgttttgttttttgtgtccctcgttagacctctgaccatctggtcactttagggATAGGTATGACAATAGACTTTTCCCAAATATGCGGACATTCGGACATGCGGGCCTTGATTCTATACAAGTGTAAAGAAGATGCTTCTTGATAACATCAAAAGCAgaggtcccttctcattgctcatttccgggtaatgagagggctgactcattaataaaggtaggtgcgattttTATCAGcgccaaatcgccttcaatgaattttattctttagtccgtagaaATAACATCGCTAACTGACAAcctaaatggaacgaagatgaattgggtcggtggccccactcgattatccctaaggttagcctcaaactatggttcaaaagtctggacttgagtccgGACcatattcgcaccttctcccgactcatgtccaatcactgttcgttagatgcactactcttccgtttcaatcttgccagcagcaatctctgcgtttgtggccaaggttaccacgacatcgagcacgttgtttggtcgtgcgaggtgtatctggtcgccagatcgaatttagaaaattcTCTTCGGGCCGAGGAAGGCAACCCaaggtgccggtgagagatgtgttggctcggttagacgttgattacatgtcccaaatatatgttttccataaagctatcgatcttcgtttgtgattgtccctatatcctta from Toxorhynchites rutilus septentrionalis strain SRP chromosome 3, ASM2978413v1, whole genome shotgun sequence encodes:
- the LOC129774472 gene encoding uncharacterized protein LOC129774472, whose protein sequence is MTALSWIRSDPRRYKPFVAHRVGEILESTNVNEWRWVPSKLNPADEATKWGRGPYFNQESRWFTGPDFLRSPAEEWPERMEPLVATAEDARPSVFYHFAAEPVLDFQRFSSWKRMLRTTAYVLRYLFNIRNPNRRLRGSLSQPELLNAERTIFKLAQRESYADEMATLEKSKAMSNQVFVNRKSKIYKLMPVMDDVGLLRQRSRIIAAKDVSYDSRFPIILPSKHRAVSLLVENYHRRYRHANNETIVNELRQHYVIPNLRRIVKTIAYKCQLCKIRKARPYNPPMAALPPARLALHCRPFTYVGLDYSGPFLTKVGRSNVKRWIALFTCLTVRAVHLEIAYSLSTASCISCIRRFLGRRGSPAEIFSDNGTNFQGAERVLRAQIDKELSETFTSTTMKWSFIPPGAPHMGGAWERLVRSVKLAMEDAYTEGKLTDEELLTLIVEAESIVNSRPLTYLPLDSEETEALTPNHFLIMSSSGSKCNSVDMGNSQRNLRENWNSIQQQVHKFWQRFLVEYLPVIRRQPKWFDETKPLQVGDLVLVADGEKPKEWIRGKVIQIFQGADGKVRQASVQTRQGIFRRPTSRLAVLDVNDRSAVPKDYGKHQGEDVTVPSS